One segment of Triticum aestivum cultivar Chinese Spring chromosome 2A, IWGSC CS RefSeq v2.1, whole genome shotgun sequence DNA contains the following:
- the LOC123189927 gene encoding autophagy-related protein 13a, translating into MSSMSDSGGGGRAGAELMAEQFHLKVLHAVLAVRAPRPLAAPAPAAASASFRRRDRWFHLPLHDPPPPPSAERLEAPPPGEPLVVDIHLAPAGCGGAGGEVVERWTVACEPWPDAAAAGEGMAVNRAYKRCMTLLRSVYTTLRLLPAYRVFRLLCANQSYNYEMGYTVGSFAVPFSRAQESAMRSHRFVAVDTQPGRLVVSVQYLSSLAAFNLEISSLSPSMLITNYVGSPAAEPMRNFPSSLTEATGCAFPQSYQQQRPHSWAPPALWPLAPAQQTRFSPPPLHYASPTPSPPNFPGGYLQSPLRGESAPVTIPGVRRSPVHRQSMLDPVKGLMLPPPSPRRGDKGAVGSQESPSDISRSFGRPEGLRMGDPYGSSSPGSKGKDSRDESGRFSALSSCDSPRQDDLDEADYPFAVDDVDPPISRPGSSDGKEAGDQAGSSSHKSQDAAVGSLVHLLRTARPLRDSSYSSQTSGAESNTVASISSVMSRRTSDALEELQSFKAIRERLLSGSRAKERDSPEKP; encoded by the exons ATGTCCAGCATGTCGGACTCGGGGGGCGGCGGCCGCGCGGGCGCGGAGCTGATGGCGGAGCAGTTCCACCTCAAGGTGCTGCACGCCGTCCTCGCCGTGCGCGCGCCGCGCCCGCtcgccgcgccggcgccggcggccgccTCGGCGTCCTTCCGCCGGCGCGACAGGTGGTTCCACCTCCCGCTCcacgacccgccgccgcccccctcgGCCGAGCGCCTGGAGGCGCCGCCCCCCGGGGAGCCGCTCGTCGTGGACATCCACCTCGCCCCCGCCGGCTGCGGGGGAGCCGGCGGGGAGGTGGTGGAGAGGTGGACGGTCGCGTGCGAGCCCTGGCCGGAcgccgcggcggccggcgaggggatgGCCGTGAACCGGGCGTACAAGCGCTGCATGACCCTGCTGAGGTCGGTGTACACCACGCTCCGCCTTCTCCCCGCGTACCGGGTCTTCCGTCTCCTCTGCGCTAACCAGTCGTACAACTACGAGATGGGCTACACCGTCGGCTCCTTCGCCGTGCCTTTCTCGCGCGCCCAGGAGTCTGCCATGCGCTCCCACCGCTTCGTTGCCGTTGACACCCAGCCCGGACGTCTCGTCGTCTCCGTCCAGTACCTATCCAGTCTCGCCGCGTTCAACCTGGAgatctcctccctctccccctccatgcTGATCACCAACTACGTGGGCAGCCCAGCAGCTGAGCCCATGCGCAACTTCCCTTCTTCGCTCACGGAAGCCACAGGCTGCGCTTTCCCCCAGTCCTATCAGCAGCAGCGTCCGCACAGCTGGGCGCCGCCTGCGCTCTGGCCGCTCGCCCCAGCGCAGCAGACGAGATTTTCGCCGCCGCCGTTGCACTACGCGTCACCAACTCCATCGCCCCCCAATTTTCCTGGTGGGTACCTGCAGTCGCCTCTGAGGGGGGAGTCTGCACCGGTGACCATACCCGGCGTGAGAAGGAGCCCCGTGCACCGTCAGAGCATGCTGGACCCGGTTAAAGGTTTAATGCTGCCACCGCCATCCCCGAGGAGAGGAGACAAGGGAGCAGTAGGTTCACAAGAGTCCCCATCAGATATCAGCCGGTCATTCGGTAGGCCAGAAGGACTTCGGATGGGGGATCCATATGGCAGCTCGTCACCAGGATCCAAG GGTAAGGACAGTCGGGATGAATCTGGCCGATTCTCTGCACTCTCCTCTTGTGATTCACCACGGCAAGATGATCTGGATGAGGCAGATTATCCTTTTGCGGTGGATGATGTCGATCCACCAATCTCCAGACCTGG GAGCAGTGATGGAAAGGAGGCTGGAGATCAGGCAGGCTCATCATCCCATAAATCACAAGACGCTGCAGTTGGTTCTCTGGTTCACTTGCTGAGAACTGCACGCCCTCTGCGAGATTCTAGCTATTCTTCTCAAACGTCAGGGGCCGAGTCTAACACTGTAGCCTCGATCAGTTCTGTCATGTCTCGCAGGACATCTGATGCACTCGAGGAGCTGCAGTCTTTCAAAGCAATCAGGGAGAGACTGCTGTCCGGGAGCAGAGCGAAAGAGCGTGACTCGCCGGAGAAGCCATAG